Part of the Geobacter pickeringii genome, AATGGGCCGGTTCGGTGATCATTTCCGCAAAGGATTCCGCTGGCCAGACTGTTTCGGCAACCGTATTGAGATAACCGCCGGGGCTCGATGCCAAGGCCTGTAATACCAATTGATATTATCCAGGAGGAACCATGCGCAGAATCACCGTTTTTTCCGTCATTCTCCTTTGCCTTGCCACCGGCAGCGCCCTGGCCGGAACCATCACCGGAAGGCTGGGGCTCACCGGCAAGGCGGGGGTTGCCGTGCCGATAAACGACAGTGACATCAAAGGCGCCAGCTTCGAAACCGACCCCGGCTTTGCCGGCGGCGGCGGGCTCATCTACGGATTCAGCGACCATCTGGCGGGGGAACTGGACGTGACCCATGCCCCGGCGCTCGACGCCAAGGTCGTCGGCACCAAGGCCGGCGAGGCGCAGTTCACCGATATCTCCGTAGGAGTCCAGTACCGCTTCATGCCGGAACGCGCCCTGGTTCCCTATCTGGGGGGAGGAGTCGATGCGATCAAGGGGGATATCGAGAACTCGACCCTCGACTGGACCGTCGGAGGACACGCCAATGTGGGGATGGATTACTTCCTGAACAAGAGTATCGCCCTTACCATGGACTTTCGAGGGATCGTCGCCGCCAAGAGCGATATAAAGCAGAGCGGCATAACGGTCGGGAAATTCGACCCGACAAGTTTCGTCGCGACCGTGGGGATACGCCTGTTTCTCCCCGAGAGATGGTAAGCTCTTCACATGACACAAAAAAAGCCCGGAAAACCGGGCTTTTTTCACTTCTCACGTTCAACCTCACAGCTGGCTAGTCACCGAACGAACCGCTCTCCGGAAGTTGTACCGGGTCGCAGACGTCGGCAGGGTCATGGGCTTTCACCCCGCATCTGCTGCAGGAAACGGTGGCATTGGCCGACAGCGAACTGATCGTGCTGCTGTCATCGATCGTGCAGAGCTTATCGTGCACTCTTTCGTGTCTCATGGTTCACACCTCCTTCGAGGTGACGACTGACCGCACTTCCTGTCTTTATTAAACCATATTTCAGACGAGATTCAAACCGGAAACACGACGGCATCACGCCTGTCAAAAGCCATTCCTTATTCCCAATCGCCTTCAAGGTGACACGTTCTCCCCTCACCCCTGCCCCTCTCCCTCAGGGCGAGGGGGAAAAATAAGCCATGAGCAATCGGGTCATCTTGAATGCACAGTGGAATTAACTGCCGGCGCCGCTAGCCGATCCGCCGGATCTCCGCCGTCAGATCATCGAGGGTGAGCCCCTGAAGCGCGGGGGTGCCGAGCCGGTCGGCATCGCCGCGGCGGTAGAGGTCGAAGAGAGGGTGGCGCTCGCCGTCGTCTCCCTTGATGCTCTTGACGGTGACGATTCCCACCTCGGCCAACTGGGGCTGGGAGCAGGAGTTGGGGCAGCCGGAGATGGACCAGTCGCGGCGGAGTCCCTCGTCGCCCATGGCGGCCACGAGGGCGAGGGCCACGTCGCGGGTGGGGGCGAGCCCCATGCGGCACTCGTGGCTTCCGGGGCAGACGCGGAACGCCACCTGCTGTTCGCGGATGGTGCCGCCGAAGCCGACGGCTGCCAGGGCCCGTTCGGCGTCGTCGCGCCGCGCCGGGTCGGCGAGCCGGAAGATGACGTTCTGCCCGCCGGTGAGGGCCATGAAGCCGCCGGCGAACTCCCGGGCGATGCCGGCCAGGTCCCGCAGCTCATCGGTGCTCAGCTCGCCGGCAAAGACCGCCGCTTCCAGGTGGCTCTTCCCTGCGGGGGAGGCCGCCGCAAACTGCAGAGGGCCGAAGGTGTCGCCACAGGGAAGGTCCCTGCCGCGGGCTTCCGTCACGCGCCGGACCAGTTCGTCGCGGCCGGTCTCCCGCAGGAGGTGCTTGAGGCGTTTCCCCTTGGGGGTGTGGGCGGCGTAAACCCGCACCACCGCCTCGGCCAGGGGGATGATCCGCTCCACCGGCACCGCCGACTCGAAGAGGAAGCCGGCGGAAGGCTCGCGCCCGAGCCCCCCGGCAAGCCAGACGTCATAGCAGGGAGCGGCATCGGCCGAGTCGGCCAGCACCAGGCCGAAGTCCTGGATCAGGTGACGGCCGTCGGTGCGGTCGGCGAAGACCCCGATCTTGAACTTTTTCGGCAGCCCCTCGAAATGGGGGTTGCGGGTGAAGTGATGGTGGAGAAGCTGGGCGAAGGAGCTGATGAGGGGAAACGCCGGGGCCGCGGCGGGGCCGCAGGTGACGCCGCGCACCGCACCGCCGCACGCACCGCGGGTGGTGAGCCCGACACCCGCCAGCATCCGCCAGACCTCGGCCAGGTCCTCCTCCTTGAGCCAGTGAAGCTCGATGCTCCCCCGGGTAGTGAGGTGGACCGCGCCGCCGGCGAAGCGGTCGGCGATCTCGGCGATCCGCGCCGCCTGCTCCGCGGAGACGGTGCCGGCGGGCACCTTGACCCGGAGCATGAAATTCCCCGGTTGCCGCTGTTCGTAAATCCCGTCTATCCGTATCGTCTGGGGGTCGAAGGTCATGGAGGCCTCTCTCTCAGGAAATGTTCCGGCAGGGAACACCGCATCCTACGCACAATTGCGGCAAAATTCAATCGGCAGGATGCGGCCTCCCGGAGCCTTCCGTCACTCGCGCTCCTCCCGGCGCCCCCTCCCCCTCGGTTCGCTGCCGCGCTCGCGGGGCGGCGGGCTTTCCCGGATCTCCTGCCGTGCCGGCTTTTCCGCCTGCTCCTGACGCGGCGCCTGCTCTCTGGCGGCTCCGGACTGCCGGGGCACACTCCGGCGATCCTCCCGGCTGCGCCCCTGGGGTCCCCTGCGCGCCGGCACCGCTTTCTCCCGCGGGGCGGGGGGGGCCTTCTCCTCGATCACCCGCGTCGGCGCCTCCCGTTTCCGGACCCGCAGCTCCTGCGCCGGCACCGCCGGCCGGAAGACCGACCCCCGCTCTTCCGGGACGAGGCGCCGCTCGCGCCGGATATCCTCGACCCTCACCCGCTGGACCTTCTCCGGCGGCGCCATCCGCGGCGGAATCTTCCGGTCCACCGGCCGCAACGCCTCGCGGGCGGGCCTGAAGCGCGGCGGGCCGATGGCAACGTTGGCGGCGGTGAAGGGATTTCCCCGCACCGTCACCCGTTCCCTCCTGCCGTGGAGGAATCCGTCACGGTTCACGACCGTCACGGCGTTGGTGACGGAGACGTTGCGATACTCCCGCACCACCGTCCGGTTGATGGTGACGTTGGTGATGTTGACGCTGGTGGGGCCGTAATGCCCGTAGCCGTAGTAGACCTCACCCGGCGCCAGGGGGACCCACGCCACGTAGCCCGGGGTGGAGACCCAGCCGACGTAACCGGGGGCCCACCAGGCGGCGCCGCGGGCGGGGGGGACCCAGCACCAGCCGAAGCGGGCCACGTAGGCCCACCGGCCGTAGTGGTACGGCGCCCACCCCCACGGCTCGTAGGAGATCCAGACGTAGTCTCCCCGGATCCAGACCCACCGGCCGCTCTGGTAGGGAGCCCAGCCAACGGAGACCGAGAGTTGCGGCGACCAGACATAGCCGTATTCCGGGGCATAGAGCCAGCGGCCGTTCTGGTCCAGATCCGAGGCGTAGTCGTCGAGCTCGTCGGGAATGTAGCGGAGGGACTCCGCCGCGGCCACCCGCCGGTCACGGTCGCGGTTCCACCGCTCCCATCGGTCCGGCGAACTCAGCGGGAAGAGATCCGCCTCCTGGTCGGCACCGATCCGCAGCGACTGCCCCGCCGAGACCCGGGTCTTGCCGCTGCGGGTTTCGGCGGAGGCATACCCCTTCAGGACCGACACGCTCGTCACCTCCCCCTCGGTCACGTCGACCATGATCAGGGAGTTGTCGTAGCAGCCGACGGAGGAGAGCGGCGTGTCGATCTGGATATGGTCGATCCCTCCCCGGCGGTTGTTGATGTAACTGCGCCCCTCGGCCTGGTAGAAGTGAAACGAATCTTCCCCCAGGTTGAGGATGTCGAGGGAGGTGGCGGCGTCCAGCCGGAGATAGACGCCGCCCCGGATCTGCACCTCCGCCTGCCCCCCTTCGGGGGACCAGAGCCGGTCACCCTCGTGGAGCGGCATATTCACCGCCGCCGGCACCCATTCCCCGGCATCGTCGGTGTAAATCTGCACGTCCCCCTTCACCAGACTGAGCCGCGCCGCGCCGGGCTCTTCGGCGGCGGCGACGCCGGCAACCGCCAGCAGGATCGCAACAAGGAAACCGATGAATTTCATATTTTGTCCTCCTCTTCACGTCAGGATGCGTCCTTCAATTCTACCGGGAGCCGCCCCCGGCTGCAACGCCGCCTTGTCAGTCAACGGCCATCGGCTATACTGAATCCTTATCCGCCACCCTCCCGGAGGCCTCCCATGAACCGCCCCCCCCTCGACTCCATCCGCAACATCGGCATCATCTCCCACATCGACGCCGGCAAGACCACGGTCTCCGAACGGATCCTCTACTACAGCGGCGAATCCCACAGGATGGGAGAGGTCCACGACGGCGAAACCGTCATGGACTGGATGCCCCAGGAGCAGGAGCGGGGGATCACCATCACCTCCACCGCCACCGTCTGCCGCTGGGGCGGCTGCCGGATCAACCTGATCGACACCCCCGGGCATATCGATTTCACCATCGAGGTGGAGCGGAGCCTCCGGGTTCTGGACGGCGCCGTCGCCATCTTCAGCGCCGTGGAGGGGGTCCAGCCCCAGAGCGAGTCGGTCTGGCGCCAGGCCGACCGCTACCGGGTCCCCCGCGTCTGCTTCATCAACAAGATGGACCGGATCGGCGCAGACCACCGGGCGACGCTGCGGCAGATGGCGGAGAGGCTCGGGGCGCGGCCGGTCCCGCTCCAGATCCCGGTTGGCGCGGAAGCGGACTTCGTCGGGGTGATCGACCTGATCGCCAGGGAACTGGTCACCTTCGACGAGGCCGACCTGGGGCGGAGCGTGATCCGTCGGCCGGTGCCGACAGAGCTGGCCGACGAGGCGGAAGAAGCCCGCGAACAGCTCCTGGAGGCTGCGGCCGATTTCGACGATGCCGTCCTGGCCGATCTCCTCGAAGGGCGGGAGATCGCCCCCGAGCGGATCAGCCGGGCACTCCGGGTGGGGACCATCGCCTGCCGGATCTTTCCGGTGCTCTTCGGCTCGGCCCTGCGCAACAAGGGGGTTCAGCCCCTTCTGGATGCCGTCGCCGCGCTGCTCCCCTCCCCCCTCGACCTTCCCCCTGTAACCGCTCAACGGCCCGATGGCGAATCCGTTGACACCCTTCCGTGCGACCCGGACGGCCCCCTCTGCGCCCTTGCCTTCAAGGTCCAGTCCGACGAGGGGCGCAAGCTCACCTACCTCCGCGTCTATTCGGGGACGGTCAGGGCCGGCGCGGCCCTCTGGAACAGCACGCGGGGATGCTTCGAGAAGGCGGGCCGGCTCTTCCGGATGCACGCCCACAAGCGGGAGCAGATCGAGGAGGCGACGGCCGGCGACATCGTGGCCGCCGTGGGGCTCAAGGAGGTCCTGACCGGCGACACCCTCTGCGACCCGGCGCACCGCCTCATCCTGGCGGGGCTTGCGGTGCCGGAACCGGTGGTGTCGCTGGCGGTGGAGCCCCGGGGGGTGGACGACCGGGAGAAACTCCTCCCGGCGCTGGAGAAGCTCCAGTGGGAGGACCCGACCTTCCGGGTCCACGAGGACGAAGAGACCGGCCAGACGATCCTCACCGGCATGGGAGAGCTCCATCTGGAGGTGGTCACCGACCGGCTCGGACGGGAGTTCGGGGTCCACGTCGCCACCGGCAGGCCGCAGGTGGTCTACCGGGAGACCATCACCCGCCCGGTGGAGCGGCACGAAATCTACCGGACCGAGTTCGAGGGGAAGATCCAGGGGGGAGAGGTACGGCTGCGGCTCTCTCCCCTCCCCCGTGGAGCGGGGGTGCGGCTCGTCGTCCCACCGGCGGACGAGCTGGGGATTGCGCGGGAATGGCGGGAGGCAGTGGCGTCAAGCATCGCCCAGGCATGCTCCGCCGGCTGCCGCACCGGCTACCCCCTCACCGACCTGGAGGTGCGGGTCGCCGCCGTCCCCCTGGAGGCGGGGGTTACCACCGAGGCGGGGGTGCGGGCCGCCGCCGGCCGGGGGGTGCTGCTGGCGGCGCGGGACGGAGGGGTGACACTGCTGGAACCGCTCATGAACCTGGAGATCGTCGCCCCCGCCGACTGCGCCGGCAAGGTCCTCGGCTCGGCGCAGCAGAAGCGGGGACGGGTGGAGGGGATCACGGTCCAGGGGGCGATGGAGACGATCCGGGCACTGGTCCCCCTGGCCGAGATGTTCGGCTACATGACGGAACTGCGCAGCGCCACCAAGGGGCGCGGCACCTACACCATGGAATTCGCCCGCTTCGAGCAGGCTCCCCCCGACCTTCTCAGGCGTCTCGGATTCGCCGGCTGAGGCGCCCGGATCGACTGAAACGGCCACACTCCCCCCGGCCAGATGCCGGCGCCTCCCTACTCGTGCCGATGGGGGATTGCCGCCAGCTCCTTCTTCAGCGCGCCAAGGGCCCCCTCGATCTCGGCAATGTCAGCCTCCAGCACCCGAAAGTCACTGCTGGAATCGAGCTTTCCGGCGAATTCCCTGATAACCCCGATCTGCTCCGCCAGAACCTCCCTCACGCGCGATGTCTCCACAAGGGCCATGGTCTCTCCTCCCTCCGACTCTGTTAGTGCGCCACCTCTCTCCCGGCTCGTTACCAAGTATAGCCCGCCGGTCTCCGTTGACAACCGGCGGCGCACGCCGCCAACAATCAGCAAGGCCGGCTTTTCATCCGGCAAAAGCATGGTAATAATTAATCATCGCTGTATTATTGAATTTTCATTGCCGCATAACCACTGCCAAGGAGGAGCGCCATGCTGAAGGAATTCAAGGAATTTGCCATGAAGGGAAACGTGATCGATCTCGCCGTCGGCATCATCATCGGTGGGGCCTTCGGCAAGATCGTCACGTCGTTCGTCAACGACATCCTGATGCCCCCCCTGGGGCTCCTTCTGGGAAAGATGGATTTCACCAACCTCTTCATCAACCTGTCGGGAAAGGAGTTCCCCTCCCTCAAGGCGGCCAAGGATGCCGGCGCGCCGGTCATCAGCTACGGGGTCTTCATCAACACGGTCCTCGACTTCATCATCGTCGCATTCGCCATCTTCCTCGTCATCAAGCAGATCAACCGGATGAAGGCGGAGCCCGTCCCCGTCCCCCCCAACACCAAAGAGTGCGGCTTCTGCTTCTCGGCGATTCCGATCAAGGCAACGCGCTGCCCCCACTGCACGTCTGAAGTGAAGTAGTCTCCCGTCCACCCCGAACGCACAAAGGGCGCCCCCTCAGGAGCGCCCTTTGCCGTTTTGCCCGTTGCTGGTCGTTGACTTATGGCCGCGGCCGCATCCCTTCGGCCACCACCTCGGCGATGTCCCGCACCCGGGTCTGCCCCGCCTGCCGGTCCTTGAGGCCATCCTCGAACATGGTCATGCAGTAGGGACAGGCCACGCAGACGGTGTCGGGGTTCTTCCGCAGCGCCTCCTCGACCCGCGCCCGGTTGATCCGGCTGCCAAGCTGCTCCTCCATCCACATCCGGCCGCCGCCGGCGCCGCAGCAGAACGACTCGCCCCCCGCCCGGTCGAACTCGACCGGCGCGGCGCCGGTGACCGCCGCAATCACCTCCCGCGGTGCGTCGTAGACGTCGTTGTGCCGCCCCAGGTAGCAGGAGTCGTGGAAGATGATCTCCCCCAGCTCCGACACCTGCCGGTCGAGCCGCAGCCGCCCCTCCGCCTGGAGCGTGCGGATCAGCTCGCTGTGGTGGACTACTTCCAGCTCGATGCCGTACTGGCGGTAGTCGTTCTTGAGCGTCGTGAAGCAGTGGGGGCACGGGGTGATCACCTTGGTCACCCCCCGCTCCCGGAACAGGGCCACGTTCTCCCGGGCCATCCGGTCGAAGACGTACTCGTTGCCGAGCCGCCGCAGGCTGTCGCCGCAGCACTTCTCGTCCTTGCCGAGGATCCCCCACGACACCCCGGCCCGGTCGAGGATCTGCGCCAGGGCCACCGTCACCTGCCTGCTCCGGGAATCGAAGGAGCCGGCACACCCCACGTAGAGGAGATATTCCGTCTTCCCCGCCTCGAACGGCTTCACGTCCAGCTGGGAGCACCACTTGGTCCGCTCAGAGGGGGCGATCCCCCACGGGTTCGAGCGCTGCTCCATATTCTCGAAGAGGTTCAGGAGCTCTTCGGGGAACTTCGCCTCCATCTCCACCAGATGGCGCCGCATCCCCACCAGCTTCGGCAGGTGCTCGATGAAGACCGGGCATGCCTCCATGCAGGCGCCGCAGGAGGTGCACGACCAGAT contains:
- a CDS encoding DUF6600 domain-containing protein, which gives rise to MKFIGFLVAILLAVAGVAAAEEPGAARLSLVKGDVQIYTDDAGEWVPAAVNMPLHEGDRLWSPEGGQAEVQIRGGVYLRLDAATSLDILNLGEDSFHFYQAEGRSYINNRRGGIDHIQIDTPLSSVGCYDNSLIMVDVTEGEVTSVSVLKGYASAETRSGKTRVSAGQSLRIGADQEADLFPLSSPDRWERWNRDRDRRVAAAESLRYIPDELDDYASDLDQNGRWLYAPEYGYVWSPQLSVSVGWAPYQSGRWVWIRGDYVWISYEPWGWAPYHYGRWAYVARFGWCWVPPARGAAWWAPGYVGWVSTPGYVAWVPLAPGEVYYGYGHYGPTSVNITNVTINRTVVREYRNVSVTNAVTVVNRDGFLHGRRERVTVRGNPFTAANVAIGPPRFRPAREALRPVDRKIPPRMAPPEKVQRVRVEDIRRERRLVPEERGSVFRPAVPAQELRVRKREAPTRVIEEKAPPAPREKAVPARRGPQGRSREDRRSVPRQSGAAREQAPRQEQAEKPARQEIRESPPPRERGSEPRGRGRREERE
- a CDS encoding nitrite/sulfite reductase; protein product: MTFDPQTIRIDGIYEQRQPGNFMLRVKVPAGTVSAEQAARIAEIADRFAGGAVHLTTRGSIELHWLKEEDLAEVWRMLAGVGLTTRGACGGAVRGVTCGPAAAPAFPLISSFAQLLHHHFTRNPHFEGLPKKFKIGVFADRTDGRHLIQDFGLVLADSADAAPCYDVWLAGGLGREPSAGFLFESAVPVERIIPLAEAVVRVYAAHTPKGKRLKHLLRETGRDELVRRVTEARGRDLPCGDTFGPLQFAAASPAGKSHLEAAVFAGELSTDELRDLAGIAREFAGGFMALTGGQNVIFRLADPARRDDAERALAAVGFGGTIREQQVAFRVCPGSHECRMGLAPTRDVALALVAAMGDEGLRRDWSISGCPNSCSQPQLAEVGIVTVKSIKGDDGERHPLFDLYRRGDADRLGTPALQGLTLDDLTAEIRRIG
- a CDS encoding porin family protein; this translates as MRRITVFSVILLCLATGSALAGTITGRLGLTGKAGVAVPINDSDIKGASFETDPGFAGGGGLIYGFSDHLAGELDVTHAPALDAKVVGTKAGEAQFTDISVGVQYRFMPERALVPYLGGGVDAIKGDIENSTLDWTVGGHANVGMDYFLNKSIALTMDFRGIVAAKSDIKQSGITVGKFDPTSFVATVGIRLFLPERW
- the mscL gene encoding large-conductance mechanosensitive channel protein MscL produces the protein MLKEFKEFAMKGNVIDLAVGIIIGGAFGKIVTSFVNDILMPPLGLLLGKMDFTNLFINLSGKEFPSLKAAKDAGAPVISYGVFINTVLDFIIVAFAIFLVIKQINRMKAEPVPVPPNTKECGFCFSAIPIKATRCPHCTSEVK
- the fusA gene encoding elongation factor G, which codes for MNRPPLDSIRNIGIISHIDAGKTTVSERILYYSGESHRMGEVHDGETVMDWMPQEQERGITITSTATVCRWGGCRINLIDTPGHIDFTIEVERSLRVLDGAVAIFSAVEGVQPQSESVWRQADRYRVPRVCFINKMDRIGADHRATLRQMAERLGARPVPLQIPVGAEADFVGVIDLIARELVTFDEADLGRSVIRRPVPTELADEAEEAREQLLEAAADFDDAVLADLLEGREIAPERISRALRVGTIACRIFPVLFGSALRNKGVQPLLDAVAALLPSPLDLPPVTAQRPDGESVDTLPCDPDGPLCALAFKVQSDEGRKLTYLRVYSGTVRAGAALWNSTRGCFEKAGRLFRMHAHKREQIEEATAGDIVAAVGLKEVLTGDTLCDPAHRLILAGLAVPEPVVSLAVEPRGVDDREKLLPALEKLQWEDPTFRVHEDEETGQTILTGMGELHLEVVTDRLGREFGVHVATGRPQVVYRETITRPVERHEIYRTEFEGKIQGGEVRLRLSPLPRGAGVRLVVPPADELGIAREWREAVASSIAQACSAGCRTGYPLTDLEVRVAAVPLEAGVTTEAGVRAAAGRGVLLAARDGGVTLLEPLMNLEIVAPADCAGKVLGSAQQKRGRVEGITVQGAMETIRALVPLAEMFGYMTELRSATKGRGTYTMEFARFEQAPPDLLRRLGFAG